A genomic stretch from Candidatus Thermoplasmatota archaeon includes:
- a CDS encoding ATP-binding cassette domain-containing protein — protein MEPAVETRSLTRVFNPKKKKEGKSVRALDSVNLKIERGERFGLLGPNGAGKTTLLKILSTLLLPTSGKAFVSGFDVENEFVEVRKRINMVSGGEISGYGLLTVRENLWMFSQFYGIKSAVAYERIDDMLSKFGMLDKRTEKVRTLSTGQRQKMNVIRGFVTDPEILFLDEPTLGLDVNASRVIRDFIVDWVRKKDRDKTVLLTTHYMAEADQLCDRIAIIDDGRILACDTPENLKKLVKASTTLKLDVTTLKDKRVLDTIPGIEKFTSTDDLENNITSLRFVLNDDSAVSDIVSGVIRGGSKILALRKTEPTLEDVFIKLVGKGFE, from the coding sequence CGTCAACCTCAAGATCGAGAGGGGAGAGCGGTTCGGCCTCCTCGGGCCGAACGGCGCCGGCAAGACCACGCTTCTGAAGATACTCAGCACACTCCTCCTACCGACTTCAGGCAAGGCATTCGTCTCGGGTTTCGATGTAGAGAACGAGTTCGTGGAGGTCCGCAAGAGGATAAACATGGTTTCCGGGGGCGAGATCTCGGGCTACGGCCTTCTGACGGTTCGGGAGAACCTGTGGATGTTCTCGCAGTTCTACGGCATCAAGAGCGCCGTCGCATACGAGCGCATCGACGACATGCTCAGTAAGTTCGGCATGCTCGACAAGAGAACGGAGAAGGTGAGGACGCTATCGACCGGCCAGAGGCAGAAGATGAACGTGATCCGGGGGTTCGTGACCGACCCCGAGATACTCTTCCTCGACGAACCCACGCTCGGTCTGGATGTCAATGCGAGCAGGGTCATAAGGGACTTCATCGTAGACTGGGTCCGCAAGAAGGACAGGGACAAGACGGTCCTCCTCACGACCCACTACATGGCGGAGGCCGACCAGCTATGCGACAGGATCGCGATAATCGACGACGGGAGGATCCTCGCATGCGACACTCCCGAGAATCTCAAGAAGCTGGTGAAGGCGAGCACGACTCTGAAACTCGACGTCACCACGCTGAAGGACAAGCGTGTCCTTGACACCATCCCCGGTATCGAGAAGTTCACTTCGACGGACGATTTGGAGAACAACATCACAAGCCTCAGGTTCGTGCTCAACGACGACTCCGCGGTCTCGGACATCGTATCGGGAGTCATAAGGGGCGGGTCGAAGATACTCGCGCTCAGAAAGACTGAGCCAACGCTTGAGGACGTGTTCATCAAGCTCGTGGGGAAGGGGTTCGAGTGA